The following proteins are encoded in a genomic region of Glycine max cultivar Williams 82 chromosome 18, Glycine_max_v4.0, whole genome shotgun sequence:
- the LOC100779334 gene encoding uncharacterized protein, producing MTSNIGSKSFPLPLESTNLNDNHKKFFSVLPYFGVINMIITSGTTIYRAYNNGDIQMIAFVTFMFFGTFLLDYWIRLYNKMPPHDQSYEKLKLKIRIWVLVSSIMFGFACEFSTFMGFYGSITFFGVVISGNTFLFYVYFIWEGDMSGKTCSITSAGKSKETLGSSYNGENGDENEYMALTKGVDNV from the coding sequence ATGACCAGCAATATTGGATCCAAGTCATTTCCTCTACCACTTGAAAGTACCAATTTGAATGATAATCACAAAAAATTCTTCAGTGTGCTACCCTACTTTGGTGTCATCAACATGATAATCACTAGTGGCACCACAATCTACCGTGCTTACAACAACGGTGACATTCAAATGATAGCATTCGTCACTTTTATGTTCTTTGGCACCTTCCTCTTGGACTATTGGATCCGCTTGTACAACAAGATGCCTCCACATGATCAATCCTATGAGAAGCTAAAGCTGAAAATTCGGATATGGGTGTTGGTCAGTTCCATAATGTTTGGATTTGCCTGCGAATTCTCAACGTTTATGGGCTTCTATGGGTCTATAACCTTTTTTGGGGTTGTGATTAGTGGCAACACTTTCCTCTTCTATGTGTATTTCATTTGGGAGGGTGACATGAGTGGGAAAACATGCTCTATTACGAGTGCAGGGAAAAGCAAAGAGACTCTCGGTAGTTCGTACAATGGTGAGAATGGAGATGAGAATGAATATATGGCCCTGACAAAGGGTGTGGACAATGTGTAA